A genome region from Nocardiopsis exhalans includes the following:
- a CDS encoding DUF6221 family protein — MTIVEFLNARLDEDERASKAVPVGSRGRERALAEVTAKRKIVRGYTEAHTASMSIIETSAQAVKVKGDPWSELLAWRLAVKYLAAVYRGHPEYDRTWED; from the coding sequence TTGACCATCGTCGAGTTCCTGAACGCGCGTTTGGATGAGGACGAACGTGCGTCCAAGGCCGTCCCCGTGGGCTCACGCGGCCGGGAGCGCGCACTGGCCGAGGTGACGGCCAAACGCAAGATCGTCCGCGGCTACACCGAGGCGCACACCGCCAGCATGAGCATCATCGAGACCTCCGCCCAGGCGGTGAAGGTCAAGGGCGACCCCTGGTCCGAACTGCTGGCCTGGCGACTCGCGGTGAAGTACCTGGCCGCCGTCTACCGGGGCCACCCCGAATACGACCGCACCTGGGAAGACTAG
- a CDS encoding HAD family hydrolase: MPPRTHVPVRPAALVFDALDTLFPLGPLEWRFREAGIPRVLMTRWRDHLLRDAFALSLLNRARTFEDVARGSLRDITGNQIAPAAEDTILDGLTRLEPRREAARALAAAHERGLRTAVLGQGDGEQVRLLLERSALPLEILTGGDRPGAWKPAREPYLAAARALDVAPERLGLITAHGWDAAGGRAAGLVTGWSAHVEGRFPSVFTGPDVEGRDLAETVDRLLALPEP, translated from the coding sequence ATGCCCCCTCGCACGCACGTCCCCGTCCGTCCCGCGGCCCTGGTCTTCGACGCCCTGGACACCCTCTTCCCGCTCGGCCCGCTGGAGTGGCGCTTCCGGGAGGCCGGGATCCCGCGGGTGCTGATGACCCGGTGGCGCGACCACCTGCTGCGGGACGCGTTCGCGCTGTCCCTGCTGAACCGGGCCCGTACCTTCGAGGACGTCGCCCGGGGTTCCCTGCGGGACATCACCGGGAACCAGATCGCCCCGGCGGCGGAGGACACCATCCTCGACGGGCTCACCCGCCTCGAACCACGCCGCGAAGCCGCTCGGGCCCTGGCGGCCGCGCATGAGCGGGGTTTGCGGACGGCGGTACTCGGTCAGGGGGACGGGGAACAGGTACGCCTGCTGTTGGAGCGCTCCGCGCTCCCGCTGGAAATCCTCACCGGGGGTGACCGGCCCGGGGCGTGGAAACCGGCCCGCGAGCCCTATCTGGCGGCGGCGCGCGCCCTGGATGTGGCCCCGGAGCGGTTGGGTCTGATCACCGCGCACGGCTGGGACGCGGCGGGCGGCCGCGCGGCCGGACTGGTCACGGGGTGGTCGGCGCACGTGGAGGGACGCTTCCCGTCGGTCTTCACCGGCCCCGATGTCGAGGGCCGGGACCTGGCCGAGACCGTGGACCGGCTCCTCGCTTTGCCCGAGCCCTAG
- a CDS encoding N-acetyltransferase has translation MKPRFGPVEPLTAHHKTADFDCGSHAQSDWLADHALQAHRSGGSRVYVVCDEDPDSDRPVVGYYALAAGSIVPSAAPSRLLRGAGRYRQPVVILTRLGVDTRVQGIGLGKALVVDALRRVAVASETIGVRALLIHCESESARQFYLGLTQFERSPSDPMHLVLLMKDLRHALT, from the coding sequence GTGAAGCCGAGGTTCGGGCCGGTCGAGCCGCTCACCGCGCATCACAAGACGGCCGACTTCGACTGCGGATCACACGCCCAATCCGACTGGTTGGCCGACCATGCGCTTCAGGCGCACCGCTCGGGTGGATCGCGCGTGTACGTCGTGTGTGACGAAGACCCGGATTCGGATCGCCCGGTAGTCGGCTACTACGCTCTGGCCGCTGGGAGCATCGTTCCCTCTGCGGCTCCCAGTCGGCTCCTGCGCGGTGCCGGCAGGTACCGCCAACCCGTTGTCATCCTGACCCGGCTGGGAGTCGACACCCGCGTCCAGGGGATCGGACTCGGCAAAGCACTCGTCGTCGATGCGCTGCGCCGGGTCGCGGTGGCTTCCGAAACGATCGGTGTCCGGGCTCTCCTCATCCACTGCGAGAGCGAATCAGCACGACAGTTCTACCTCGGCCTCACCCAGTTCGAGCGGAGCCCGAGCGATCCGATGCATCTCGTACTGCTGATGAAGGATCTGCGCCACGCGCTCACGTGA
- a CDS encoding FHA domain-containing protein, with product MPSCPSGHHSTATDFCDICGLRLQALSVPPPGHRPAQQHPHHQQHQQHPQHQQSQHHQYPQHPQHQQQPSARPPAQRPAPDQTPPRPRPATRGGPCPECGTSRAGRFCEECGYDFASQSGSHQRRVSAPGSAPIGVRWRAVVAADPAYYQYMVDQGMLDPTQISFPAGGQQRRVTLQGERVHIGRRSRSKGFTPEIDLGGPGGDPAISHIHAVLLSRPGDTWSLVDPGSTNGTTINGTANPIAHHVEVPLNDSDRIYVGAWTVIILQKG from the coding sequence ATGCCGAGTTGCCCTTCAGGGCACCACTCCACGGCCACCGACTTCTGCGACATCTGCGGGCTGCGCCTCCAGGCGCTGTCCGTGCCGCCTCCTGGCCACCGACCCGCGCAGCAGCACCCGCATCATCAGCAACACCAGCAGCATCCGCAACACCAGCAGTCGCAGCACCATCAATACCCGCAGCATCCGCAGCACCAACAGCAACCGTCGGCGCGGCCACCGGCACAGCGCCCCGCCCCCGACCAGACACCGCCCAGACCCAGACCGGCGACCCGGGGAGGGCCGTGCCCGGAGTGCGGCACGTCCAGAGCGGGCCGCTTCTGCGAGGAGTGCGGATACGACTTCGCCTCCCAGTCGGGCAGCCACCAGCGGCGCGTCTCCGCGCCCGGCAGCGCGCCGATCGGGGTGCGCTGGCGTGCGGTCGTGGCGGCCGACCCCGCCTACTACCAGTACATGGTCGACCAGGGGATGCTCGACCCGACGCAGATCAGCTTCCCCGCAGGAGGCCAGCAGCGCCGGGTGACCCTCCAGGGCGAGCGGGTGCACATCGGACGACGAAGCAGGTCCAAGGGGTTCACCCCGGAGATCGACCTGGGCGGCCCCGGGGGAGATCCCGCGATCTCCCACATCCACGCGGTCCTGCTCTCCCGCCCGGGCGACACGTGGTCGTTGGTCGACCCCGGGTCGACCAACGGGACCACGATCAACGGGACGGCCAACCCCATCGCCCACCACGTGGAGGTTCCCCTGAATGACAGCGACAGGATCTACGTCGGTGCATGGACCGTCATCATCCTCCAGAAGGGGTGA
- the idi gene encoding isopentenyl-diphosphate Delta-isomerase, translated as MPEFVVLLDEEHQRVGVADKATVHTEGTPLHLAFSCYVVGPDGRVLLTRRALGKTTWPGVWTNSCCGHPAPEETMTEAVRRRVRQELGIELTEVTEALPDFRYRAVSAEGIVENEFCPVFWARTEDTPSPDANEVAEFTWAPWPDVVMLAERTPWVISPWAAEQIPQLNDAR; from the coding sequence ATGCCTGAGTTCGTGGTCCTGTTGGACGAGGAGCACCAGCGGGTGGGGGTGGCCGACAAGGCCACCGTGCACACCGAGGGCACCCCGCTGCACCTGGCCTTCTCCTGTTATGTCGTGGGCCCGGACGGCCGGGTCCTGCTCACCCGCCGCGCCCTGGGCAAGACCACCTGGCCCGGGGTGTGGACCAACAGCTGCTGCGGCCACCCCGCCCCGGAGGAGACCATGACCGAGGCGGTGCGCCGCCGGGTCCGCCAGGAGCTGGGCATCGAACTGACCGAGGTCACCGAAGCGCTCCCGGACTTCCGCTACCGGGCGGTGTCGGCCGAGGGGATCGTGGAGAACGAGTTCTGCCCGGTGTTCTGGGCCCGGACCGAGGACACCCCCTCCCCCGACGCGAACGAGGTCGCTGAGTTCACCTGGGCGCCCTGGCCGGACGTGGTCATGCTCGCCGAACGGACACCCTGGGTGATCAGCCCCTGGGCCGCAGAACAGATTCCGCAGCTCAACGACGCGCGCTGA
- a CDS encoding DUF1778 domain-containing protein, with protein sequence MATSMKSERIHLRVNDQQKALLEAASAASGDTVSAFVLGAATEAAANALADRRVFMLDEQGWAAFDSALERPARDIPGLRKLLTEPTVLDENSSQHHEDDT encoded by the coding sequence ATGGCTACCAGCATGAAGTCAGAGAGAATCCACCTGAGAGTCAACGACCAGCAGAAGGCCCTGCTCGAGGCCGCGAGCGCCGCCTCGGGGGACACGGTCTCGGCCTTCGTCCTCGGTGCGGCCACCGAAGCGGCGGCAAACGCGCTGGCGGATCGACGGGTCTTCATGTTGGACGAACAGGGGTGGGCGGCCTTCGACTCGGCCCTGGAACGCCCCGCACGCGACATCCCCGGATTGCGAAAGCTCCTGACCGAACCCACGGTGCTCGATGAGAACAGCTCTCAGCATCATGAGGACGACACGTGA
- a CDS encoding type II secretion system protein GspK codes for MSNTPPGHGWHYGEPDPQQPHYGHAERPLPPYPRQPGYPGAPYGQGGSYHAGPDSRSPYGPDDPYDRQGPYDRRNPHHSYDPHGHQAPHHPQGPAPAQSETNPGGRAFLLLILLSCGALAPFVYGYTALRHWSRAAGICALITVPFVVVIVASGEDSTLGTVAGGIYVVFVVLATAYLYHDIYGVNSDRNKGLRGEPVTAAPGGPAPSSGEGARKVSSNAELRAMAADRAQRRKESRKLAEEDPALARELGVGRPDLHTGYDDGGLVDLNRAPAQVIAGLPGLTSEDAQALITARSSAPFISLPDALIRTGLPAHLEDEISDYVVF; via the coding sequence ATGTCCAACACACCCCCCGGCCATGGTTGGCACTACGGTGAGCCCGACCCCCAGCAGCCGCACTACGGTCACGCGGAGCGACCGCTTCCTCCCTATCCCCGGCAGCCCGGCTACCCGGGCGCGCCGTACGGCCAGGGAGGCTCGTACCACGCCGGGCCCGACAGTCGTTCCCCCTACGGTCCGGATGATCCGTACGACCGTCAGGGCCCGTATGACCGTCGGAATCCGCACCACTCGTATGACCCGCACGGCCACCAGGCCCCGCACCACCCACAGGGCCCGGCACCCGCGCAGAGCGAGACCAATCCCGGCGGCCGCGCGTTCCTGCTCCTGATCCTGCTCAGCTGCGGTGCCCTCGCCCCCTTCGTCTACGGCTACACGGCACTGCGCCACTGGTCCCGTGCGGCGGGCATCTGCGCCCTGATCACCGTGCCGTTCGTCGTCGTCATCGTCGCGAGCGGGGAAGACAGCACTCTCGGCACGGTTGCCGGCGGCATCTACGTCGTCTTCGTCGTCCTCGCCACGGCCTACCTCTACCACGACATCTACGGGGTGAACTCCGACCGCAACAAGGGGCTGCGCGGCGAACCGGTCACGGCCGCGCCCGGCGGCCCGGCTCCCTCCTCAGGGGAGGGTGCCCGCAAGGTCAGCAGCAACGCTGAGCTCAGGGCGATGGCGGCCGACCGCGCCCAGCGCAGGAAGGAGTCCCGGAAACTGGCCGAGGAGGACCCCGCGCTCGCACGTGAACTGGGTGTGGGCCGACCCGACCTGCACACCGGCTACGACGACGGCGGCCTGGTGGACCTCAACCGGGCCCCCGCCCAGGTGATCGCCGGGCTCCCCGGCCTGACTTCCGAGGACGCGCAGGCCCTGATCACGGCCCGTTCGTCCGCGCCGTTCATCTCGCTGCCCGACGCGCTGATCCGCACTGGCCTCCCGGCGCACCTGGAGGACGAGATCTCCGACTACGTGGTCTTCTGA
- a CDS encoding SDR family NAD(P)-dependent oxidoreductase: MTETVTRTTVDSIDPDRLRVCLEVLAEAEELPGDHDDSMTLQRATARLFKALKERRRKERHAARKNHDEAVFAATATAAPGRIDDETNGRALTSRALGEGADETPDAETGEPEAGQPETRKIAGVLRKARPCYVCKQKYQEVDAFYHQLCPECAVFNRQRREARTDLSGRRALLTGGRAKIGMYIALRLLRDGAHTTITTRFPNDAVRRFAAMPDSDQWIHRLSVVGIDLRDPGQVVRLADSVAEQGPLDILINNAAQTVRRSPGSYAPLIAAEAQPLTGEGLPEPLVLGGVRPRELEGAPEAEVAKAAPHTLTPEMLTSLALTTGAAHPDRIRDGGAIDAGGLLPDLAPVNSWTQRIGAIDPVEMLEVQLCNVSAPFLLVDRLRPSMAASPARRTYIVNVSAMEGVFGRGYKGPGHPHTNMAKASLNMLTRTSAEEMLESDGILMTAVDTGWITDERPHPDKERIAAAGFHAPLDLEDGAARVYDPIVRGELGDDLHGIFLKDYKPSNW, from the coding sequence GTGACGGAAACGGTGACGCGGACGACGGTCGACAGTATCGACCCGGACAGGCTTCGGGTGTGCCTGGAGGTGCTGGCCGAGGCGGAGGAGCTGCCCGGCGACCACGACGACTCCATGACCCTCCAGCGGGCCACCGCCCGGCTGTTCAAGGCCCTGAAGGAGCGGCGGCGCAAGGAGCGCCACGCCGCCCGCAAGAACCACGACGAGGCCGTGTTCGCGGCCACCGCCACGGCCGCGCCGGGCCGGATCGACGACGAGACCAACGGCCGCGCCCTGACCAGCCGGGCCCTGGGCGAGGGCGCGGACGAGACCCCGGACGCGGAGACCGGAGAGCCGGAAGCCGGACAGCCCGAAACCAGGAAGATCGCCGGGGTCCTGCGCAAGGCCCGCCCCTGCTACGTCTGCAAGCAGAAGTACCAGGAGGTCGACGCCTTCTACCACCAGCTCTGCCCGGAGTGCGCGGTCTTCAACCGGCAGCGCCGCGAGGCCCGCACCGACCTGAGCGGGCGCCGGGCCCTGCTCACCGGCGGCCGCGCCAAGATCGGCATGTACATCGCGCTGCGGCTGTTGCGCGACGGTGCCCACACCACGATCACGACGCGCTTCCCCAACGACGCCGTGCGCCGCTTCGCCGCGATGCCCGACAGCGACCAGTGGATCCACCGCCTGAGCGTGGTCGGCATCGACCTGCGCGACCCCGGCCAGGTGGTGCGCCTGGCCGACTCGGTCGCCGAGCAGGGGCCGCTGGACATCCTCATCAACAACGCCGCACAGACCGTCCGCCGCTCACCGGGCTCCTACGCCCCGCTGATCGCGGCCGAGGCCCAGCCGCTGACAGGGGAGGGCCTGCCTGAACCGCTGGTGCTCGGCGGGGTCCGCCCCCGCGAGCTGGAGGGCGCCCCCGAGGCCGAGGTCGCCAAGGCCGCGCCGCACACGCTGACCCCCGAGATGCTCACCTCGCTGGCGCTGACCACCGGCGCGGCGCACCCGGACCGGATCCGCGACGGCGGGGCGATCGACGCGGGCGGCCTGCTGCCGGACCTGGCGCCGGTCAACAGCTGGACCCAGCGGATCGGCGCGATCGATCCGGTCGAGATGCTGGAAGTGCAGCTGTGCAACGTGAGCGCGCCCTTCCTGCTGGTGGACCGGCTGCGACCGTCGATGGCCGCCTCGCCCGCGCGGCGCACCTACATCGTCAACGTGTCCGCCATGGAAGGGGTGTTCGGCCGCGGGTACAAGGGCCCCGGCCACCCGCACACCAACATGGCCAAGGCCTCGCTGAACATGCTCACCCGGACCAGCGCCGAGGAGATGCTGGAGAGCGACGGCATCCTCATGACCGCCGTGGACACCGGCTGGATCACCGACGAGCGGCCGCACCCGGACAAGGAACGGATCGCCGCGGCCGGGTTCCACGCCCCGCTGGACCTGGAGGACGGGGCCGCCCGCGTGTACGACCCCATCGTCCGCGGAGAGCTCGGCGATGACCTGCACGGCATCTTCCTCAAGGACTACAAGCCCTCGAACTGGTAG
- a CDS encoding glutamate ABC transporter substrate-binding protein: MWFRHRRGAAAAALGAVAVILLPACSAEREESLVDADSLTIGVKDDQPGLGLDVNGELVGFDVDVAHYIAAHLGIEEVELVGITSAEREEKLVSGEVDMVVATYSITPGRKTEVTFGGPYYVAKQDILVRAEEDAVDGVRDLEGRSVCQGAGSNSAFRITDGLGIDVLELQEAETYSVCIERLSEGSVDAVSTDNLILAGFLAEDPDSFRFVNNPFTDEKYGVGLPHGDVAACEAVNKAVSEMYQDGTAVDLLEEWFGETDLEVVRTVPQFEGCD, encoded by the coding sequence ATGTGGTTTCGACACCGTCGTGGCGCGGCCGCGGCAGCCCTGGGCGCCGTGGCGGTGATTCTGCTGCCCGCCTGCTCGGCGGAGCGGGAGGAGTCCCTGGTCGACGCGGACTCGCTGACGATCGGGGTCAAGGACGACCAGCCCGGACTGGGCCTGGACGTGAACGGCGAGCTGGTCGGGTTCGACGTGGACGTGGCCCATTACATCGCCGCCCACCTCGGGATCGAGGAGGTGGAGCTGGTGGGCATCACCTCGGCCGAGCGCGAGGAGAAGCTGGTCAGCGGGGAGGTGGACATGGTGGTGGCGACCTACTCCATCACCCCCGGCCGTAAGACCGAGGTGACCTTCGGCGGCCCGTACTACGTGGCCAAGCAGGACATCCTGGTGCGCGCGGAGGAGGACGCGGTGGACGGGGTGCGCGACCTGGAGGGGCGCAGCGTCTGTCAGGGCGCGGGCTCCAACTCGGCCTTCCGGATCACCGACGGCCTGGGCATCGACGTGCTCGAGCTCCAGGAGGCGGAGACCTACAGCGTCTGCATCGAAAGGCTGAGCGAGGGGTCGGTGGACGCGGTGTCCACGGACAACCTGATCCTCGCCGGGTTCCTGGCCGAGGACCCGGACTCGTTCCGCTTCGTGAACAACCCGTTCACCGACGAGAAGTACGGCGTGGGTCTGCCGCACGGCGACGTGGCGGCCTGCGAGGCGGTGAACAAGGCGGTCAGCGAGATGTACCAGGACGGGACCGCGGTGGACCTGCTGGAGGAGTGGTTCGGCGAGACCGACCTGGAGGTGGTCCGGACCGTCCCGCAGTTCGAGGGCTGCGACTAG
- a CDS encoding zinc-binding dehydrogenase, which translates to MATMRAARLNITDRTLEVTDVPRPVPGRGQVLVRVRAAGVCLSDVHLIDGALSPLHLEGDTVTLGHEVSGVVEELGPEVLDVRAGDRVALQAGEHDRHGRVLTRGVDYDGGWAEYALAGEDTLVPIPDELSFEQAAIIPDAVSTPWAAVTATGDVRPAEAVAVWGVGGLGAHAVQLLRLAGAAPIIAADPDEHARARALEFGADVALDSTAADFLTRIGQLTHGRGLDAAFDFAGVPVVREQAVQVLGEHGRLVLVGLTDKPLEVRDGTRFSYLRQQILGHYGSEAEHVVQLVDLVRAGRLEFSRSISGTFSLEEAPKAVEQLEQRIGSPVRLVLQP; encoded by the coding sequence ATGGCCACCATGCGCGCGGCTCGGCTGAACATCACCGACCGGACCCTCGAGGTCACCGACGTGCCCAGGCCCGTGCCGGGCCGGGGGCAGGTCCTGGTCCGGGTCCGGGCCGCCGGGGTGTGCCTGTCCGACGTCCACCTCATCGACGGCGCCCTGAGCCCGCTCCACCTCGAGGGCGACACCGTCACCCTGGGGCACGAGGTGTCCGGGGTGGTCGAGGAGTTGGGCCCGGAGGTGCTGGACGTCAGGGCCGGCGACCGGGTGGCTCTCCAGGCCGGTGAGCACGACCGGCACGGGCGCGTCCTCACCCGGGGCGTGGACTACGACGGCGGCTGGGCCGAGTACGCGCTGGCCGGTGAGGACACGCTCGTCCCGATCCCGGACGAGCTGTCCTTCGAGCAGGCCGCGATCATCCCCGACGCCGTCTCCACGCCCTGGGCCGCCGTGACCGCCACCGGTGACGTACGCCCGGCCGAGGCCGTCGCGGTGTGGGGCGTGGGCGGTCTGGGCGCGCACGCCGTCCAGCTGCTGCGACTGGCGGGCGCCGCCCCGATCATCGCCGCCGACCCCGACGAGCACGCCCGGGCACGCGCTCTGGAGTTCGGTGCGGACGTCGCCCTGGACTCCACCGCGGCGGACTTCCTCACCCGGATCGGTCAGCTGACCCACGGCCGCGGCCTCGACGCGGCCTTCGACTTCGCCGGGGTCCCCGTCGTGCGCGAGCAGGCGGTCCAGGTACTCGGCGAGCACGGCCGCCTGGTGCTGGTCGGCCTGACCGACAAGCCGCTGGAGGTCAGGGACGGCACCCGGTTCAGCTACCTGCGCCAGCAGATCCTCGGCCACTACGGTTCGGAGGCCGAGCACGTGGTCCAGCTGGTGGATCTGGTGCGGGCGGGCCGGCTGGAGTTCAGCCGCTCGATCAGCGGCACGTTCTCCCTGGAGGAGGCGCCCAAGGCCGTGGAGCAGCTGGAGCAGCGGATCGGCTCACCGGTCCGCCTGGTCCTCCAGCCCTGA